The Panicum virgatum strain AP13 chromosome 5K, P.virgatum_v5, whole genome shotgun sequence genome has a window encoding:
- the LOC120705865 gene encoding protein RST1-like, with product MASAAASSAAALSRLADRTRVPDPTLQRHAVAAFFRHLLSFPAPLPEAAHDAASVLLASPHPAVAAHAAASVARLAASRPDLLPPGRALPLLLAPLAASPSPRLASCFVKAVSALAACALRSGSRFRPHDHPFVQALASGADGARAELARQAARMVAEGLDGIVGFLRPFVMFSVVRKGDAAFARDLIGALAAAATAAGKAGVAIPVLKLLEESMLHFGRGDDQEMWQWLSSAECLVGAHVVLLRKLVHAQMPTYDAQASGAMLMETLLSQCLFHKKILGITSTLLGLSKHLFSVQKDLGLCYVPEISGVLSSLSHSLSGLEFEHEQLVGLKLLAFLIEWKHENVLEQKEQKHCLSEELLCVMAVINLAISPSKSVKAVVHHILSRFSSLVLDMPATHSSEQQDISTDYHISKPALILPKLLHYIWSQPSSAGFIFMKQTATKVSPESGRNYLEARYWTDQLNDYLTALRREKLTLDGLSSKKTSTVAISSLISSVACVLVMHPKLGTSAAESLAMLGASDPRLGMPLFVVILFYIKILCNNNNFSTEISLSLIESLPSLAIHGFVLPLALQWISPMLNRDTNPVLYAIAVRLLCKIWIVTDWAFPNLQAIMDPENISNFISDREISMSVASSIRDVCKHNPDRGVDLILSVSLCIESRDSVVQALGLEGLSYLCEADVVDFYTAWKVISKELLDYSVEPAVAHSLCVLLRCGAMDAEAYSGISNNLIGILWSIGTSKKNDSKSLWVKARETAFLSLSHYKVSLIQDAIPDFWKRNYEFFTNEDNLAVLNAMENLQDEIVKFEHINRRRVSTDKRVAVHKFEKLLDVFPQAVFKGKSTHHQLPGAALLTLNFTPKDILNEGKSKGLPRVHAAFEQAFTEIAESLYISRNIEVALLALHSWKSFVSNWMQAVVALLDIKESSKLNKALKAANDIFKILCDHASVSTPRVAVNIALVIGALCLIVPPTAHLVISSASDFLLKWLFQYEHEHQQWSAALSLGLIFNCFHPTDKKSRFQVINGLLEVISKTESCLAKGACGLALGYACQGLLTRAHNASDSEVDATTELNERASIEDILRASVSSLIQLCPSSCCSLKKLNIYGIDSMEGMEENSDRFNDDPWAIAGLVLGLGNSVFALYRLGAYGTVTEIKDILMSWIPDVNSSCELFDEMNSVSLCIGSCLALPSVVAFCQRVDLLNEDLDALFNRYTSLASELLNLNKSGIIFQNLLMAICIGAGSLLSFILDDGVHAMEPSAVKKLLDTLRHIYTHPFPPLVHLGGMFGVVNACGAGAGDLTGMCSKLMTSQIKHEESSLVRGPLLASPVGETLSTSMVQEIYLLAKDAEDKHIQDSAAWAISFLRSRWLLKNLIVYDKNGSNRSSDDPSQASSFSEQSLVWNLSRWLNDLKLEKPFDMVPVSTVGTVLKCLSKAPRLPSTDWGVIVRRCMKVEAQILYKPTNQQDLKLLREACLHFTLAHATHISPLLQFLDDLTDILRFRRLEINVQSILLQHLSHLMKLFSDSRLDKLYEDLTEYLYSSTSSYLDYSCEQKSMIRMSFWEGICKCLVEVVSEESGGFSFTKKCLECLLPLLTLQNDGQPEYMDEWSSAIMCLTNAQKSWLGDMLQVRNAALVTEEERVDVAKKIIIRARLCAAGCGSVHDLGNIKMMILCTKADGVWWNVLVEIAAAINSDENSIKRQWLLDALEIGCVTAHPSTVLRFVGLLCDSCCIYMPLLIVNSRNVLSDLPVTLPSFLSSSIWDDFRDIVADKLWLLTTHIYTWAEQLAYGNDLTGHAHIHRSEAEMATFLANILRSTCIAAEDYLTVDKQLKLANLESL from the exons atggcctccgccgccgcctccagcgcggcggcgctctccCGCCTCGCCGACCGCACCCGGGTACCGGACCCCACGCTGCAGCGCCACGCGGTTGCGGCCTTCTTCCGCCACCTCCTCTCCTTCCCCGCGCCCCTCCCCGAGGCCGCCCACGACGCCGCCTCCGTCCTGCTCGCCTCGCCCcaccccgccgtcgccgcgcacgccgcggcctccgtcgcccgcctcgccgcctcccgccCCGACCTCCTGCCCCCGGGCCGCGCcctcccgctcctcctcgcgcccCTCGCGGCCTCCCCCTCGCCCCGGCTCGCCTCCTGCTTCGTCAAGGCTGTCTCCGCGCTCGCGGCCTGCGCCCTCCGCTCTGGCTCCCGCTTCCGGCCCCATGACCACCCATTCGTCCAGGCGCTCGCGTCGGGGGCggacggcgcgcgcgcggagctGGCGCGCCAGGCGGCCAGGATGGTCGCCGAGGGGCTGGACGGGATTGTAGGGTTCCTTAGGCCGTTCGTGATGTTCTCCGTGGTGAGGAAGGGGGACGCCGCATTCGCGAGGGATTTGATCGGCGCACTGGCCGCAGCGGCCACAGCAGCGGGGAAGGCTGGTGTCGCGATCCCGGTGCTGAAGTTGCTCGAAGAGAGCATGCTGCATTTCGGACGCGGGGATGATCAG GAAATGTGGCAGTGGCTTAGTTCTGCGGAGTGCTTGGTTGGAGCTCATGTGGTGTTGTTGAGGAAGTTGGTTCATGCCCAAATG CCAACATATGATGCTCAAGCCAGTGGTGCAATGTTGATGGAAACACTCCTGTCACAATGTttatttcataaaaaaattcTGGGAATTACATCTACACTTCTTGGGTTATCAAAACATTTATTCTCGGTGCAAAAGGACCTTGGATTATGCTATGTACCTGAGATTTCTGGTGTTCTTAGTTCTCTTTCTCACTCTCTCAGTGGGCTGGAGTTTGAACACGAACAGCTAGTTGGCTTGAAACTTCTGGCCTTTTTGATTGAATGGAAACATGAAAACG TACTTGAGCAGAAAGAACAAAAACACTGCCTCAGCGAGGAGCTTCTCTGTGTTATGGCAGTAATCAACCTCGCAATTTCTCCTTCTAAGTCTGTGAAAGCAGTGGTGCATCATATTCTGTCAAGGTTCAGCTCGCTCGTTTTAGACATGCCTGCCACTCATTCATCAGAGCAACAAGATATTTCAACGGACTACCACATAAGCAAACCTGCACTTATTCTTCCTAAACTTCTGCATTATATATGGTCTCAG CCATCTTCAGCAGGCTTCATTTTTATGAAGCAAACAGCTACCAAGGTTTCACCTGAATCTGGTCGGAATTATTTGGAAGCAAGGTATTGGACTGATCAACTAAATGACTATCTGACAGCCCTTCGCAGAGAAAAGCTTACATTGGATGGTTTGTCTTCAAAAAAGACATCTACAG TAGCAATATCATCTCTGATAAGCTCTGTAGCATGTGTTTTGGTAATGCATCCAAAACTTGGTACTTCTGCTGCAGAGTCTTTGGCAATGCTTGGTGCATCAGACCCAAGATTGGGTATGCCATTGTTTGTAGTTATCCTCTTCTATATCAAGATCCTATGCAACAACAATAATTTTTCAACAGAGATCTCG CTCAGTTTGATAGAGTCATTGCCATCACTTGCTATACATGGTTTTGTGCTTCCACTCGCTCTGCAATGGATATCGCCAATGCTTAACAGGGACACGAATCC GGTTCTATATGCTATAGCTGTTCGATTACTCTGCAAAATATGGATTGTCACTGATTGGGCTTTTCCAAACTTACAA GCAATTATGGATCctgaaaatatttcaaatttcATCTCTGACAGAGAGATTTCCATGAGTGTTGCCTCATCGATACGTGATGTTTGCAAACACAATCCAGATCGAGGAGTTGATTTAATACTATCTGTCTCG TTGTGTATTGAGAGTCGTGATTCTGTGGTTCAAGCTCTTGGTCTGGAGGGCCTCTCGTATCTCTGTGAAGCTGATGTGGTCG ATTTCTATACGGCCTGGAAGGTTATATCAAAGGAGCTGCTTGATTATTCCGTCGAACCTGCTGTTGCTCACAG TTTGTGTGTTCTGCTGAGATGTGGAGCGATGGATGCTGAGGCATATTCTGGAATATCTAATAACCTGATAGGAATATTATGGAGCATTGGGACATCTAAGAAAAATGATTCCAAATCTCTCTGGGTTAAAGCAAGAGAAACTGCTTTTCTCTCCTTGTCCCACTACAAG GTCTCGCTTATTCAAGATGCTATTCCTGATTTCTGGAAACGAAACTATGAATTCTTCACTAATGAAGATAATCTGGCAGTTCTCAATGCCATGGAGAACCTTCAAGATGAGATCGTCAAATTTGAACATAT AAACCGTCGTAGAGTGAGCACTGATAAAAGAGTTGCCGTCCATAAATTTGAGAAACTACTGGATGTTTTCCCTCAGGCCGTGTTTAAAG GAAAGTCAACTCATCATCAGTTGCCTGGTGCTGCTCTTCTAACTCTTAATTTTACCCCAAAGGATATACTTAATGAAGGGAAATCTAAG GGTTTGCCAAGAGTTCATGCTGCTTTTGAGCAAGCATTCACAGAAATTGCTGAATCTTTGTACATATCAAGAAATATAGAGGTTGctcttcttgcattgcattcatggAAGTCATTTGTTTCCAATTGGATGCAAGCAGTTGTTGCTTTGCTTGACATTAAAGAGTCATCAAAGTTGAACAAAGCTTTAAAAGCTGCTAATGATATATTTAAG ATTTTGTGCGATCACGCTTCAGTATCTACTCCTCGAGTTGCTGTTAACATTGCTCTTGTCATTGGAGCACTATGTTTG ATTGTTCCACCAACTGCCCATTTGGTAATATCTTCTGCATCAGATTTTCTTTTAAAATGGCTATTTCAATACGAGCATGAGCACCAGCAGTGGTCAGCAGCCCTATCTCTTGGACTAATATTCAATTGTTTTCACCCCACGGATAAAAAGAGCAGGTTTCAGGTTATTAATGGGCTTCTTGAG GTTATCTCAAAAACTGAAAGCTGTCTTGCAAAAGGAGCTTGTGGACTGGCATTAGGCTATGCTTGCCAAGGTCTTTTAACGAGAGCACATAATGCTAGTGATTCAGAAGTAGATGCTACTACAGAACTCAATGAGCGTGCATCAATTGAAGATATTCTTCGTGCTTCGGTTTCTTCATTGATTCAGCTATGTCCGTCCTCATGTTGTTCTCTGAAAAAACTTAATATATATGGAATAGACTCCATGGAAGGGATGGAAGAAAATAGTGATAGATTCAACGATGATCCTTGGGCTATTGCTGGACTTGTTCTTGGTCTGGGAAATTCTGTTTTTGCTCTGTATAGACTTGGAGCTTATGGCACTGTTACTGAAATCAAGGACATATTGATGTCATGGATACCGGATGTCAATTCAAGCTGTGAATTATTTGATGAAATGAATTCAGTATCACTTTGTATCGGCTCATGTCTTGCTCTTCCTTCTGTCGTGGCTTTTTGCCAAAGAGTGGACTTGTTGAATGAGGACTTGGATGCACTGTTCAATCGCTACACTTCTTTAGCTTCTGAGCTCCTAAACCTCAATAAATCTGGAATTATCTTTCAGAATTTATTGATGGCAATCTGTATTGGTGCTGGATCTCTCCTATCTTTTATACTAGATGATGGAGTGCACGCTATGGAACCCAGTGCTGTTAAAAAGCTTCTAGACACTCTCaggcatatatatacacatccATTTCCTCCCCTTGTTCATTTGGGAGGCATGTTTGGTGTAGTCAACGCTTGCGGTGCAGGTGCAGGGGATCTTACTGGGATGTGTTCAAAACTTATGACTTCACAAATCAAACAtgag GAGTCATCTTTGGTGAGAGGTCCTTTATTGGCAAGCCCTGTTGGTGAGACTCTTTCAACATCTATGGTCCAGGAAATATATCTTCTTGCTAAGGATGCTGAGGATAAGCACATACAAGATTCTGCTGCGTGGGCCATTTCATTTCTTAGAAGCAGGTGGTTGTTAAAGAATCTGATTGTTTACGATAAAAATGGTTCAAATAGAAGTTCTGATGATCCCAGTCAAGCTTCAAGTTTTTCTGAACAGAGCTTAGTTTGGAACTTAAGTCGCTGGTTGAATGATCTTAAGCTTGAAAAG CCTTTTGATATGGTGCCAGTAAGTACAGTTGGAACAGTTTTAAAATGTCTTTCTAAAGCTCCTCGATTGCCATCTACAGACTGGGGGGTTATTGTACGGCGGTGCATGAAAGTTGAAGCGCAGATTCTTTATAAGCCAACCAATCAGCAAGATCTAAAGTTACTAAGGGAAGCATGCTTACATTTTACTCTAGCTCATGCTACCCACATAAGTCCCCTTCTGCAGTTTTTGGATGATCTGACTGACATACTCAGATTCCGGAGATTAGAAATAAATGTGCAATCTATTTTGCTCCAACATTTGTCACACCTAATGAAGCTCTTCTCAGATTCAAGATTAGATAAACTGTATGAGGATTTAACTGAATACTTGTATTCCTCCACCTCTTCATACTTGGATTACTCATGTGAACAGAAAAGCATGATAAGAATGTCGTTCTGGGAAGGCATTTGCAAGTGCCTGGTGGAGGTTGTTTCTGAAGAATCTGGTGGCTTCTCATTCACTAAAAAATGCCTTGAATGCTTGTTGCCTCTCTTGACTCTCCAAAATGATGGTCAACCTGAATACATGGATGAGTGGTCTTCTGCTATCATGTGTCTTACCAATGCCCAGAAAAGTTGGCTGGGTGATATGCTGCAG GTTCGGAATGCTGCTTTAGTCACTGAAGAAGAACGTGTTGATgtggcaaaaaaaattatcatcAGAGCAAGGTTGTGTGCGGCTGGTTGTGGTTCAGTACATGATCTGGGTAATATAAAGATGATGATATTATGTACAAAAGCAGATG GTGTCTGGTGGAATGTCCTTGTAGAGATCGCTGCAGCTATTAACTCTGATGAAAACAGTATCAAAAGGCAGTGGCTTCTGGATGCATTAGAGATTGGTTGTGTTACAGCTCATCCTTCGACG GTGCTGCGCTTTGTTGGCCTGCTATGTGATAGCTGCTGCATCTATATGCCTCTTCTCATCGTTAATTCAAGAAATGTACTGAGTGACTTGCCTGTCACTCTGCCTTCCTTTCTCTCCAGCAGCATTTGGGATGATTTCAGGGACATTGTTGCAGACAAGCTATGGTTGTTGACCACTCACATCTACACTTGGGCAGAACAATTGGCTTATGGAAATGACCTCACTGGGCATGCTCATATTCATAGAAGTGAAGCTGAGATGGCTACTTTTCTGGCCAATATTCTGCGTTCAACATGCATTGCAGCTGAGGACTACTTGACTGTTGATAAGCAGCTGAAGCTTGCAAACCTAGAGTCACTCTGA
- the LOC120705864 gene encoding tryptophan aminotransferase-related protein 2-like gives MTALRRLGTAVDGNFQGPAAGGMVPPSPRLLAPNGSAPRSPAASRREEAAAASGGGGPGLAPLRPTPAKPPLGSGKIQKRAGGKPRKRAPLWQAALFVSVAIHAGLFVLHPYVNSAAPPHRHHHPQEPQACLTHPEAAGSDGGRRRATQEKAWAAGAPSTGKPAVTPESVINLDHGDPTMFEEFWRGTGAAAEIVIPGWQTMSYFSDVGNVCWFLEPGLDHEVRRLHRLVGNAAVDGYHVLVGTGSTQLFMAALYALSPPAAAPMSVVSTAPYYSSYPAVTDFLQSGLFRWAGDASSFTGDTYIELVCSPNNPDGTIREAVLSSASGVAVHDLAYYWPQYTAITKRADHDIMLFTVSKSTGHAGTRIGWALVKDRDVARKMTKFIELNTIGVSKDSQLRAATVLRAVSDAYELPAAGEEHRRLFDYGRRKMAERWSMLREAAAASGIFSLPDETSGYCNFTKDMASTNPAFAWLRCDREDVEDCASFLRGHKILTRSGSQFGADPRYVRVSMLDRDDAYDIFVKRLASLK, from the exons ATGACGGCATTACGGCGTCTTGGCACGGCGGTGGACGGAAATTTCCAGGGGCCTGCCGCCGGCGGGATGGTGCCGCCGTCCCCGCGCCTCCTCGCCCCGAACGGCAGCGCGCCCAGGTCCCCCGCGGCGAGCCGCCgggaggaggcggcagcggccagcggcggaggcggccctgGCCTCGCCCCGCTCCGTCCCACTCCCGCCAAGCCGCCGCTCGGGAGCGGTAAGATTCAGAAGCGGGCCGGCGGCAAGCCCAGGAAGCGGGCGCCGCTCTGGCAGGCTGCTCTCTTCGTCTCCGTCGCCATACACGCCGGGCTCTTCGTCCTCCACCCCTACGTCAACAGCGCAGCTCCTccgcaccgccaccaccacccccaGGAGCCCCAGGCCTGCCTGACGCATCCAGAAGCTGCAggcagcgacggcggcaggAGAAGGGCGACGCAGGAGAAGGCCTGGGCGGCCGGGGCTCCGTCGACGGGCAAGCCGGCGGTGACGCCGGAGTCAGTGATCAACCTCGACCA CGGTGACCCGACCATGTTCGAGGAGTTCTGGCGCgggacgggggcggcggcggagatcgTCATCCCGGGGTGGCAGACCATGAGCTACTTCTCCGACGTCGGCAACGTGTGCTGGTTCCTGGAGCCCGGCCTCGACCACGAGGTGCGCCGGCTCCACCGCCTCGTCGGCAACGCCGCCGTGGACGGCTACCACGTCCTCGTCGGCACCGGCTCCACGCagctcttcatggcggcgctcTACGCGctgtcgccgcccgccgccgcgcccatgAGCGTCGTGTCCACGGCGCCATACTACTCG TCCTACCCTGCCGTCACGGACTTCCTCCAGTCGGGGCTCTTCCGCTGGGCCGGCGACGCCAGCTCGTTCACCGGCGACACCTACATCGAGCTGGTGTGCTCCCCGAACAACCCCGACGGCACCATCCGCGAAGCTGTTCTCTCCTCCGCGTCCGGCGTCGCCGTGCACGACCTGGCCTACTACTGGCCCCAGTACACCGCCATCACCAAGCGGGCCGACCACGACATCATGCTCTTCACCGTGTCCAAGAGCACGGGGCACGCCGGCACGAGGATCGGGTGGGCGCTGGTGAAGGACCGCGACGTCGCCAGGAAGATGACCAAGTTCATCGAGCTCAACACCATCGGCGTGTCCAAGGACTCGCAGCTGCGCGCCGCCACGGTGCTCCGGGCGGTCTCCGACGCCTACGAGCTCCCGGCGGCGGGGGAAGAGCACCGCCGCCTGTTCGACTACGGCCGGCGCAAGATGGCGGAGCGCTGGAGCATGCtgcgcgaggccgccgccgcgtcgggcatCTTCAGCCTGCCCGACGAGACCTCCGGCTACTGCAACTTCACCAAGGACATGGCATCCACTAACCCTG CGTTCGCGTGGCTGCGCTGCGACAGGGAGGACGTGGAGGACTGCGCGAGCTTCCTCCGGGGGCACAAGATCCTGACCCGGAGCGGGAGCCAGTTCGGGGCGGACCCGAGGTACGTAAGGGTCAGCATGCTGGACAGGGACGACGCCTACGACATCTTCGTGAAGCGCCTCGCCTCCCTCAAGtga